From the Streptococcus sanguinis genome, the window AAGATAAGGTCCAAAATGTAGAGACCAAGATTTTTGAAAACAGCCTATTTTTTGCTGAAGAAGGAATAAAAAGCAATCTAGTACGTCTGCTGGAAAAAGGAGAACAAGACTGCTTTGACGCAGATGAAATTACTGCCGCTATCCAGCAAGTGGAGGAGAACTCCGGCATCACCTATGACAGTATCCAAAAAGAAGCTATCCGTCAGGCTATCAATCAGAAGGTCTTTATCCTAACCGGCGGACCGGGTACTGGAAAAACTACCGTTATCAACTGTATCATCGCAGTCTACGCCCAGCTTCGCGGTTTGGATCTGCGAAAGGTCAATGATCTGCCGATTCTGCTGGCAGCTCCGACCGGACGTGCTGCTCGTCGCATGAACGAATTGACTGGTCTTCCTAGCGCTACTATTCACCGCCATTTGGGGATGACTGGCGATGATGATACCAGTCATTTGGATGATTATCTAGATGCTGATTTTATCATTGTAGATGAATTTTCCATGGTGGATACTTGGTTGGCTAATCAACTCCTCAGCAATATCTCCTCTCAGACCAAACTCTTGATTGTCGGAGATGCCGACCAGCTGCCCTCTGTCAGTCCAGGTCAGGTACTGGCGGACTTGCTGCAGATACCGACTATTCCACAGACCAAGCTGGAAACCATCTATCGGCAGAGCGAAGAGTCTACAATCGTTACACTGGCTAGCCAGATTCAGAAGGGTATTTTACCAGCAGATTTTACAGAGAAAAAAGCGGACCGCTCATATTTTGAAGCTAGAAATGAGCACATCCCGCCTATGATTGAGAAAATCGCTAGCGCAGCCATTCGCAGCGGTATCCCAGCTCAAGATGTTCAGGTATTAGCACCTATGTATCGGGGGCCAGCCGGTATCGACCAGATTAACAATCTTATGCAAAATCTCATCAATCCTGTCGAGAAAGATGAGTTGACCTTTGAAGCTCCCGACTGTCAGTATCGCCAAGGAGACAGGGTTATCCACTTGGTCAATGATGCTGAAAGCAATGTCTTCAACGGTGACTTAGGCTATATCAGCGACCTGCTGCCTGCTAAGTACACCGACTCCAAGCAGGACGAGCTGACCATCAACTTTGACGGCAATGAAATCATCTACCCGCGCAGCGAATGGTACAAGATTCGCCTAGCCTACGCCATGAGCATCCACAAGTCTCAGGGCAGTGAATTTCCGGTGGTTATCTTGCCCATCACTAAGAGCAGTCACCGGATGCTGCAGCGCAACCTCATCTACACCGCTATCACCCGCGCCAAGAGCAAGCTGATCCTGCTTGGGGAAAAAGCTGCCTTTAACTATGCCGTCAAAAACACCGGCACCGCCCGCAAAACTTATCTCATCGAGCGCTTTGGAGACCTCCCGCAAGCCGAAAGCAATATCCACAATCCTGTGGATAAAATGAAAACACCTGTGGAAAAATATGTCTTGACAGAAGAAAATTTCCTGAAAATTGACCCCCTAATCGGCCTGACCGAGGAAGATATCCACAGTATATTCAGCACATAAATAAAAAGGCTGGAACAGAATTAAATTTTTTAGTTCTGTCCTATCGCCTTTTTTTATGCCTTATTTTTCCGGCTAAAGAGCTGCAGGAGCTCGTCAGTAAAGATATCCAGACCGACCGAGGTCATCATAAACTGCAGAAAATGGAAACGTTCTGGCAGTTTTTCGGGCTCACTTTCAAAAGCGGTCCCATGCATCCAGAAGTTCACCAGCAGCAGAAAAACTTCTGCAGCCTCTTCCGGATACTGGGTCTGAAGGGAGCCATCTGCCATCCCTTTTTTGATAATGTCACTGACCACAGGGGCGCCTATCCGCAGATTGTCCCGCATCATGGTCAAAATAAAGCCCGCGTCCTTCTCATACTCACCCACAATGCCGTCCGTAGCCCGGGCTGTCTGACTTTCCAGATTGGACTTGAGGATGGTCTGCAGCTGCTCCCTGCCAGTCAGATTTTCCGTAGCCTTGAGCCACTGCTTCATCTCTTCTTCCATCAACTCCTGCCGGCTCCTCATCACCGCCACGACAATCTCATCTTTTGACTTGAAATGATGGTAGATAGCCCCCTTGGAAATGCCTGCCGTCTGGGCGATATCCTGCATACTGGTCTTTTCGGACCCCTTTTGGATAAAGAGCTGGGTTGCTGTATTTAAAATTTTTTCTCTCATGGCCTGGGATTTGTCTTTTCGTTGCGCCATTCTGTTCCCCTTTGTTTCTAATATAGCTTTATTCTACCAAAAAAGCCGGGGAAATACAAAATCATAAAAATATCTTTAAGCCTTGTCTTGCTGATCCCTTTGATACCAAAGATAGATACTGTAAGCCGCCATCAAGATATAGCCTAGGAAAAAGAGCGGATTTTCCGTCCCCTTCCCCAGGAAAATGCCTTCACCAATGGTATTGATGGCCCCGTGGAAAAGAACACAGTAAAGGATGGACTGACTGACCTTGTAAAGAGCCGCCAGCCAGAAACGGGCGAGTAGGCAGGCGGCAGTAAAGACTAGAAAAGAAGTCCCTGCCTGACTGCTGCCGGGGGTAAAGAAGAGGGGCAGATGCCAGACAACCCAGATTAACCCAGTTGTTACAGTCGCTATCGGAAAGGGCAGAAGTCTTTCCAGAGTCGGCTGCAGAAAACCTTGCCAGCCAATCTCTTCATTGCCGCCTGTCAGAAGAGTCGTCATGAGAAAAATCAGGGCAATCCTGAGAAGGCTAAAACCAGGCAGGAGCGGGCTCCAAAAGACTATGGAAAGGGTATAAAGAATTGTCAAAATCAAGAGATGGACCCAAGTCCTTTTTCGGGCCGATCCGATAGAAGCCAAGAGCTCCTTGAACGATTTTCCTAAGACCAGTTTGGCTCCAATGGCCGGGCCAAAAACACCAGCGATGGTTAGGACCTGGGAAATAATAGGAATCCTCAAGAAAGCCGAAGCCAGCCAGGCAGACCAGCTAATGCCAAAAGTCCAGGCCAGAAAGGGCAGGATATGCCTTGTCTCTGGCTCTACATGTGTTTGTGTTTTCATATGATTACTCCTTTTTCTTTGGAAGAAGAGCGATTGCCAAGATTTTTAGCCTGCATCTTTCTGAACTCCTTTCCGGTTGCCCTTCCAATACCACCAGCCGACCAGCAGGGCGGTCATGACCAGATTAGCAGCCTGGAAGCTGAGATACCTTCCGCCATTTGTAGCACTGCCGACAATCGTCGCCTGAGCAAAGTTAATGCAGCCGTGAAAGACCATGCAGGCAAAGACAGAGGCCGTCTGCTTGTAGAGAACCGCCTGACAGAAACAGAGCAAGATACCAAAGGAGAGATAGAAGGGCAAAGAAATCTGACTTTGACTCGTTCCCGGAATCAGCCAGAGGGGCAGATGCCAGGCCACCCAGACCAGAGCCGTGATGACAGTTGCCAGAGGGAAGGAGAATTTTTTCTCCAGAGCCGGCTGCAGGAGGCCCCGCCAGCCCAGCTCTTCATTCCCGCCCCCAGCAAAGGTGACAAAGGTCCAGCCCAGAGGAAACATCAGAATGGCATTGAGTGGCGGTAATACAGGATTGGCGATAAAAAGGGTCAAAACCCGAACCAGACAGAAGACCAGCATGTAAATCCACCAGCCCTTAGCATGAGAAAAGATAAAGTCCAGCATCTTCTTAGGATGAGAAATTTTGAGGCTGATAAAAGTTCCCAAGGTCGGTCCGAAGCCCCCGATGAAATTGAGAGCAAAGCCCAAAGGATCAGCCCCGCTGGTCAGCTTCAGGGCGGTTAAAATATACTGAATCAGCCAGGATCCCCAGGTAATGCCAAAAGTCCAGGCCAGAAAGGGCAGGATATGCCTTGTCTCTGGCTCTACATGTGTTTGTTTGTTCATACGATAACTCCTTATCAAATGTAGAATAGTGAAAAGTCATCCGAAAACTGGACAAAAGCATCCTTTACTTTCAGTCTTTCAGATGATTGCCTGTTTTGAAACGTAGTTTTGTAAAATCCGACCATTCGGTTTGTTTTGTTATAAAAAATAAAGACCTGCGCCAAATAGAAAACGTAGTCTTTTAGTCCTTGCCTAAAATAAAAAGCAAAGATAGACTAAATAATGCTAAAAGCTATGTCAGCACCGTTTAGCTACTGCCTGCTGCTTTTAGTTTCTAAGTTGTCCTGACTCTGATGCTTAAGACATGCTACTTGCTCCTTTCTTGATTTTGCAATCGCCGAATTTGCCAGAGATTGGAGGCAAGACTCAGCCCCCCTACTGCCATAATACCCAGTCCTCGCCAAGGGCTAAAGACAGAAGTCAGCAAGCCACCAGCAAGGACAGCATATCCAGCTTTGACTCCCCACTTAGAATAGCGTATGAGATTCTCACCCTGTGTTATCTTTTCTAGCCACACCTTACGTTTTTCTGCCTGCTGCTGCAAAAACTCTTTCTGACCTTCCCGCTGCCGATCCAGCTCCTGATTAAACTTGAGGATGTGCTCGCTTGTTTTTTCTACTACAGATTTCTTCATTTCTGCTCCTTTCTTTTTAAAAACCGACCAGACGGTTTTTTATTTTATAAACTCAGTATAACAGACACAGAAAACTTTGTCCAGTATTTTTTCAAAAAAGATTATTTTTAGTCAATGAAAATTATCAGACAACTTAGAAACTCGTCACAAGCAACTCTCTCATACTAAAAACTATATCTAAAAAAGCCCGGTAATGAACCAAGCCTTTATCTTTATTCAAACCCCGTCACTGTCAGTCCTAGCAGACGAATACCTCGTGGTTGTTCTTCCAAGCTATCGTAAATCTCATGAGCCGTTCGCTCGATTTGCTCCTTGTCTTGAGTGGCTAGATTCAAACTTTTCCTTTTAGTCAAGGTAGAGAAATCTGCATAGCGGATTTTCAGAACGATGGTTCGTCCTTTCTTATCATGCTTAGTCAGGCTATTTTCTACCTTCTGTGCCAGCAGGGTCAGCTCTTTCTTGATGTCCTCCTCACTATAGAGCAGTTTGGCATAGGTCCGCTCCTTCCCGATCGACTTACGAATACGATTGGATTTGACTGGACTATTACTGATGCCACGCGCTTTACGATAGAGATCAAAACCAAAGCGACCAAACTTATCAATCAGGGTCATTTCTGGTATCTTGAGCAGATCTCCACCAGTATAAACTCCCATTTCATGCAGTTTTTCAACGCTCTTCTTACCAACCCCATGAAATTTGGCAATGTCCATAGGAGCCAGAAAGACCTCTGCTTCCTCAGGCAGAATAACAGTCAGACCATGAGGCTTCTCATAGTCACTGGCAATCTTGGCCAGAAACTTATTATAAGAAACACCTGCCGAAGCCGTCAGTTGCAGCTCATTCCAGATATCGTGCTGAATCAGCTTGGCTATTTTGACTGCAGATTTAATCCCAAGCTTGTTTTCCGTTACATCCAGATAAGCCTCGTCAATGCTCATTGGCTCAATCAAATCCGTATATCGTTTGAAAATCTCTCGGATCTGCAAGCCGACTGCTTGATATTTTTCGTAATTCCCCGAGATAAAAATCCCCTGTGGGCAACGCTCATAGGCTTCCTTGGAGCTCATAGCCGAATGAACTCCGAACTTTCTGGCCTCATAATTGCAGGTGGAGACGACACCACGACCGCCTGTCAAGCGGGGATCGCTGCCGATGATGACCGGATGCCCCTTTAGCTTAGGATTATCCCGCTCTTCCACCGAAGCGAAAAAAGCGTCCATATCAATGTGGATAATCTTCCGAGATGTATCGTTAATCAGTGGAAAAATCAGCATGTCCTCCTCCTTTCTCCTGCCATCAATCTCAGCTTACAAGCTTTCACAAAGTCAGCCCTTTTACTCAAATAAATCTGAAACAGTTTTTCGTTCTTGTAAAAAGTATTTTAAACGTAAGATTCTTCGTCAGCAATTTTTGTATGACATTTTAATTACTTTTATTATAACTTTTTTACCCATTTTTCCAAAATATTTGAAAAGAGTTATGTTTTTCAAATCTATAGTACACATCCGCGACTTTTTACTTTCTGTATTATAAAAGAAAGTCTTTCTTTCTGCCGAAAATGGTTTGTGAAACCGATTACCGTATGATATACTTTACTTATAAATGTAACAGTTTATGTTGCTAGAATAAAGAGGAAAATCAAATGGTTGTAAAAACAGTTGTTGAAGCTCAAGATATTTTTGACAAAGCTTGGGAAGGCTTCAAAGGTGAAGACTGGAAAGAGAAAGCAAGTGTTTCTCGCTTCGTTCAAGCTAACTACACACCTTATGATGGAGATGAAAGCTTCTTGGCAGGTCCTACTGAGCGCTCACTCCACATCAAGAAAATCGTAGAAGAAACAAAAGCTCACTACGAAGAAACTCGTTTCCCAATGGACACTCGTCCAGCATCTATCGCTGATATTGACGCTGGTTACATTGACAAGGACAACGAACTGATTTACGGTATCCAAAACGACGAACTCTTCAAATTGAACTTCATGCCAAAAGGCGGTATCCGCATGGCTGAAACTACTTTGAAAGAAAATGGATACGAACCAGATCCTGCTGTTCATGAAATCTTTACTAAATATGTTACTACAGTAAATGATGGTATCTTCCGTGCTTACACTTCTAACATCCGCCGTGCTCGTCACGCCCACACTGTAACTGGTCTTCCAGATGCTTACTCACGTGGACGTATCATCGGGGTTTACGCACGTCTTGCTCTTTATGGAGCTGACTACCTCATGGCTGAAAAAGTTCGCGACTGGAATGGTTTGACTGATATTGACGAAGAAACAATCCGTCTGCGCGAAGAAATCAACCTGCAATACCAAGCACTTGGTGAAGTTGTAAAATTGGGTGACCTTTACGGAGTTGACGTTCGCCGTCCTGCCTTCGACGTTAAAGAAGCTATCCAATGGACTAACATCGCCTTCATGGCTGTCTGCCGTGTCATCAACGGTGCTGCTACTTCTCTCGGACGTGTGCCTATCGTTCTTGACATCTATGCTGAACGTGACTTGGCTCGCGGTACTTACACTGAATCAGAAATCCAAGAATTTGTTGATGATTTCGTTATGAAGCTTCGTACAGTGAAGTTTGCTCGTACGAAAGCTTACGACCAACTTTACTCTGGTGACCCAACCTTCATCACTACTTCTATGGCTGGTATGGGTAACGATGGCCGTCACCGTGTTACAAAGATGGACTATCGTTTCCTTAACACACTTGACAACATTGGTAACTCTCCAGAGCCAAACTTGACCGTTCTCTGGACTGATAAACTTCCATACTCATTCCGTCGCTACTGTATGCACATGAGCCACAAGCACTCTTCTATCCAATACGAAGGTGTAACAACTATGGCTAAAGACGGCTACGGTGAAATGAGCTGTATCTCTTGCTGTGTGTCTCCACTTGACCCTGAAAACGAAGAACAACGCCACAACATCCAATACTTTGGTGCTCGTGTAAACGTGCTGAAAGCCCTTCTGACAGGTCTCAACGGTGGTTACGACGATGTTCATAAAGACTACAAGGTATTTGACATCGAGCCTATCCGTGACGAAGTTCTTGAATTCGAATCAGTTAAAGCAAACTTTGAAAAATCACTTGACTGGTTGACTGACACTTACGTAGATGCCTTGAACATCATCCACTACATGACTGACAAGTACAACTACGAAGCTGTTCAAATGGCCTTCTTACCAACTTACCAACGCGCTAACATGGGATTCGGTATCTGTGGCTTTGCCAACACTGTTGATACCTTGTCAGCTATCAAGTACGCTACAGTAAAACCAATCCGTGACGAAAATGGCTACATCTACGATTACGAAACAATCGGTGAATACCCACGTTGGGGTGAAGACGATCCTCGTTCAAACGAATTGGCTGAATGGTTGGTTGAAGCTTACACAACTCGTCTGCGCAGCCACAAACTGTATAAGAATGCAGAAGCTACTGTGTCTCTTCTGACTATCACATCTAACGTTGCTTACTCTAAACAAACTGGTAACTCACCAGTTCACAAAGGAGTTTACCTCAACGAAGATGGCAGCGTGAACTTGTCTAAATTGGAATTCTTCTCACCAGGTGCTAACCCATCTAACAAGGCAAAAGGTGGCTGGTTGCAAAACCTTAACTCTCTTGCTAGCTTGGACTTCAGTTACGCAGCTGACGGTATCTCATTGACAACTCAAGTATCACCTCGTGCGCTTGGTAAGACTCACGACGAACAAGTAGACAACTTGGTTACTATCCTGGATGGCTACTTCGAAAACGGTGGTCAGCACGTTAACTTGAACGTCATGGACTTGAAGGACGTTTACGACAAGATTATGTCTGGTGAAGACGTTATCGTTCGTATCTCAGGTTACTGTGTAAACACTAAGTACTTGACTCCAGAGCAAAAAACTGAATTGACTCAACGTGTATTCCACGAAGTACTCTCTATGGACGATGCTTTGAGCTAATAAACGACTGACGACTTACAAACCATTTGAAAGAAGATTGGGGATTTCCAATCTTCTTTTTTGTATTTCAGACTTCAAATGACTACTAACTTGATGAAATTTTTCAGAGGCTTTATGGTATAATGGTTCTATTGCTATACTAGGAAAAGGACTGGGGAAATGACAGAGAAAGGTATCAGGGAAGAAGCCAAAGATTTCAATCTGGCGGTAGATGTTATCATGCTGGCTGGAACACTACTGCTGCAGAGCGGATCCGAGACTTATCGGGTGGAAGACACCATGATTCGTATCGCTCATTCGCAAGGGATTATCGACTGCAACGCCTTAGCAATGCCAGTGGCTATTTTCTTTTCGATTGAAAATACAAACGTCTCACGGATGAAGCGCAATCTCAAGACCAACTACAACATTGAGAAGGTCTGCGATGTCAATCAGGTCTCCCGTCAGTTGGTAACAGGAGAAATCAGACTTCAAGAGGCTTTTGATGAGCTGAATCGCCTCAAAGTTAAGGAGCTCCCCTATAATAACAAGCAGCTGATTGCAGCAGCAACGCTCAGTGCTCCCTTCTTCTCCATCATGTTTGGCGGAAACTTCTACGATGCTTTAGGCGCGGCCATTGCCACCTTCTTTGGCTTTGCTTTCTCTTTGTATGTGGACAAGTATATCCGTATCCCTTTTGTGACAGCTTTTGCTGGTGCCTTTGTCTTTGGACTGCTGGCTCATATCTGGACACGCTATTCTGGTTTTAACTCCACAGATGATTTGATTATTGCGGGTTCTGTCATGCCTTTTGTGCCCGGCATTGCTCTGACCAACTCTGTGCGTGACATCATGACCAACCATATCAACTCTGGGATGAGCAAGCTCTTTGAATCGCTCCTCATCACTCTTGCTCTCGGTGCAGGTACCTCTGTCGCCCTCCTTATTATGAAATAAGCCTATGACAATCTTGACATTCTTACTGCAAGCAGTTGCCAGCCTACTGGCTATCATTACTTTTTTAATCGTTCTAAATGTCCAGCGCAGTATGCTGATTCCCGGTGGAGTACTGGGTATGGCTATTTGGCTACTCTATCTCCTGCTCAAAGGACCGACCAACGTCATCATAGCAACCTTTGTGGCTGCTATCATTGGTTCCTGCGTCAGCCAAATTCTCAGCATCATCTACAAAACGCCCGCTGTTGTTTTTGTTTTGGCCATTCTAGCGCCTTTGGTCCCAGGCTACATTTCCTATCGGACGACTGCCTTCTTTGTCACTGGTGACTACAGCCAGGCTATGATTCACGCCACTCTGGTAGTCATTCTAGCCTTGGTCATCTCAATTGGCATGGCCAGCGGCACCGTCGTACTCAAGCTCTACCACTACTTGAAAAAGCGCCAAACCAAACTCACAGTAAATAAACAGTAGAGTCATCTGCTGTTTTTATTTTGGAAAATACATCTTAAGCCTGATTTAGCTGAGATTAGATGTTTTTTGTAAGAGTTTTATTCCTAAGTATGGTAAAATAGTTTTCGGAATATACTAGAATAAAAGGATTTAAAGAGGTCTTATAATGACAATCGGAATCGACAAAATCGGTTTTGCGACCAGTAATTATGTTTTAAAATTAAATGATTTAGCAGCAGCCCGTGGGACTGACCCAGAAAAGCTTAGCAAGGGGCTCTTGCTCAAGGAACTAAGCATTGCTCCTCTGACCGAGGATATTGTTACCTTGGGAGCGGCGGCAGCAGAACCCATCCTGACAACAGAGGACAAAGAAAAGATTGATATGGTCATCGTGGCCACTGAGTCAGGGATTGACCAGAGCAAGGCGGCAGCCGTTTTTGTCCACGGCCTTTTGGGCATCCAGCCCTTTGCCCGCAGCTTTGAAATCAAGGAAGCCTGCTATGGAGCTACTGCTGCACTGGACTATGCCAAGCTCCATATCGAAAAACATCCAGACAGCAAAGTTTTGGTGTTAGCTAGCGACATTGCCAAGTATGGCATTAACACACCTGGCGAGCCAACCCAGGGAGCGGGAGCTATTTCTATGCTAATTAGCAGCAATCCTCGTATCCTCGCTTTCAATGATGATAATGTAGCTCAGACACGTGATGTCATGGATTTTTGGCGCCCAAATTACTCGACAACTCCTTATGTCAACGGTCTCTATTCAACCCAGCAATATCTGGATAGCTTAAAGACAACTTGGACAGAGTACCAAAAACGCCACAAGCTGGCTCTCAAAGATTTTGCGGCCTACTGCTTCCACCTGCCTTATCCAAAATTGGCCCTTAAAGGCCTCAATAAAATCATGGATAAAAGCCTTCCTCAGGAGCAGCAAGACCAGCTTAGAAAGAACTTTGAAGCCTCTATTCTTTACAGCCAAAAGGTTGGAAATATCTATACAGGCTCCCTCTTCCTAGGCCTCCTGTCCCTTTTAGAAAACTCTGACAACCTCAAGGCTGGCGATCGGATTGCTCTCTTCGGCTATGGCAGCGGAGCTGTCTCTGAAATCTTCAGCGCCAATTTGGTAGAAGGCTATGAAAAGCATCTATCCCAGACACGTCTAGAGGAATTAGACCAGCGTCAGGCTCTTTCCATCCCGGATTATGAGCGCATCTTTTTTGAAGAAGCTGAGCTTGATGCGGAGGGCAATGCCAGCTTCTCTGGCTATGAAGACCAAAGCTTTGCTCTGGCAGAAATTGCAGAGCACCAGCGTAAGTACATCAAAGTTGAGAAATCATCATGAAAGTAAACTGGACTGGATTTTCCAAAAAAACTCCTGCTGAACGGCTGCAGATGTTGAAAGAAAAGGGACTTTTACAAGATGAACATTGGCAGCTGCTAGACAGTCAGCAGACTTTGCCTCTGGAAACAGCCAACCAGATGAGTGAAAATGTACTGGCCACTCTGGCCCTGCCCTACTCTCTGGTGCCAGACTTTCTGGTGGATGGTAAGACCTATCAAGTTCCATTTGTGACAGAAGAGCCATCTGTTGTAGCAGCGGCTAGCTTTGCGGCTAAGATTATCAAACGTTCAGGCGGATTTGAGACCGAGGTTCACAAACGCCAGATGATTGGACAGATTGCCCTTTATCAGGTTGAAAAGATCGACCAAGCCATTAAAGATGTTCTCAGGAAAAAGAAAGAGTTGCTGGAGCAGGCCAACCAAGCCTATCCATCGATCGTTGCCCGTGGGGGCGGAGCTAGAGATCTCTGGCTGGAGCAAAAGGATGACTTCCTCATTTTCTATCTATCTGTGGATACGCAGGAAGCTATGGGAGCCAATATGCTCAACACCATGCTGGAGGCCCTCACCCTTCCTCTGAAAGATCTGACTGGCGGTAAGAGTCTGATGGCTATCCTGTCAAACTATGCAACAGATAGTCTCGTAACAGCCCGCTGTGTCATCGGCTATCGCTTTCTCAGCCGGGATACGGCCGAGGCGGAACTTCTTGCGGATAAAATGCAGCTGGCCAGCAAATTAGCCCAGGTTGACCCTTACCGGGCAGCTACCCACAATAAAGGTATCTTTAATGGTATTGATGCTTTGGTGCTGGCTACTGGAAATGACTGGAGGGCTGTAGAAGCCGGTGCCCATGCCTATGCCAGCCGAGAAGGAAGCTACCGCGGCCTCTCTACTTGGACGGCAGACCCAGACAAACGCCAGCTTCATGGTCAGATGACCCTGCCCATGCCCATTGCAACTAAAGGAGGTTCCATTGGCCTCAATCCCGCAGTGGCAGCCAGCTTTGACTTGCTGGTGCAGCCTCAGGCCAAGGAATTGGCTTCCCTCATCGTTTCAGTCGGATTGGCACAAAACTTCGCCGCCCTCAAAGCCCTAGTCAGCACTGGCATCCAAGCCGGTCATATGAAATTGCAAGCCAAATCTTTAGCATTGCAAGCTGGAGCCCAAGGCGAAGAAATCGCTGCTGTAGCCAGTTGTTTAACAGTCAAGAAGACTTTCAACCTCGCTGCTGCCCAGGAAATACTAGCTGACTTACGAAAACAGGACAAGTAAAAAGGCCATTGATGGCCTTTTTTGTATGTCTTTATGCTATTTATTGAATCTGTTGCTGAGCTTCTTTCAGCCGCCCATAGAGTAGATAGGGTACACTCTTTAATTCTTGCAAGTTTCGGCAGGATAGGGCGCACATGATAAGCCGCAAATCCGATTTCCAGCCTTCTACAATATCAATAACCTCTTCCACTGAGTGATTTTCCACCAAGTCCAACATGGCGCGAGAAAGGCCAACCGACTTGGCTCCTAAGACCAGAGCTTTGATTATGTCTAAAGGATGGCGGACACCTCCACTAGCCAAGAGTTCGACTTCATCACGCAATGGCTGAAGAGCTAGCAGACTTTGCAGAGTAGATTGACCCCAATCATTAAGGTAGTCACGATTGCCACCCCGCTGATTTTCAATATAGGCAAAGCTAGTGCCACCACGGCCGGAAATATCAAAAGTCTGAATCCCCAAGGAGCGCGCTTCTTCAACAGTAGAGCGATCTATGCCAAAGCCAACTTCTTTAAGAATTAGAGGAAGATCCAGCCGCTGACTATAATCTGCCAAGTGCTGGCGCCAAGAACGAAACTCTCGCTCGCCCTCTGGCATCAGCAATTCCTGCATGAGATTGACATGGACCTGCAAAAAGAGGGGATGCAAATCAGCTACTGCCTGCTGGGCGGCTTGAAAAGGCTTGTCCAAGCCGATATTGGTAGCCAGCAATAAATTAGGCCGACCAGTCGCCACCCGATAGGAAGGATCAGAAGGATTT encodes:
- the recD2 gene encoding SF1B family DNA helicase RecD2 produces the protein MEFYFSGTIERIIFENPSNFFRILLLDIEDTDAEDFEDFEIIVTGSMADVMEGEDYTFWGSLVQHPKYGQQLKISRYERAKPSSKGLVKYFSSDHFKGIGVKTAQKIVQLYGEDTEDTIDKILAEPEKLTQINGLAAKNREAFVAKLRLNYGTEMVLAKLAAYGIPNKLAFQIQDTYKEETLDIVEKYPYQLVEDIQGIGFKIADHLAEELGIQSDAPERFRAGLVHTLLTQSMERGDTYVEARDLLEHTIELLESSRQVELNLSLVADELAHLIEEDKVQNVETKIFENSLFFAEEGIKSNLVRLLEKGEQDCFDADEITAAIQQVEENSGITYDSIQKEAIRQAINQKVFILTGGPGTGKTTVINCIIAVYAQLRGLDLRKVNDLPILLAAPTGRAARRMNELTGLPSATIHRHLGMTGDDDTSHLDDYLDADFIIVDEFSMVDTWLANQLLSNISSQTKLLIVGDADQLPSVSPGQVLADLLQIPTIPQTKLETIYRQSEESTIVTLASQIQKGILPADFTEKKADRSYFEARNEHIPPMIEKIASAAIRSGIPAQDVQVLAPMYRGPAGIDQINNLMQNLINPVEKDELTFEAPDCQYRQGDRVIHLVNDAESNVFNGDLGYISDLLPAKYTDSKQDELTINFDGNEIIYPRSEWYKIRLAYAMSIHKSQGSEFPVVILPITKSSHRMLQRNLIYTAITRAKSKLILLGEKAAFNYAVKNTGTARKTYLIERFGDLPQAESNIHNPVDKMKTPVEKYVLTEENFLKIDPLIGLTEEDIHSIFST
- a CDS encoding TetR/AcrR family transcriptional regulator, which gives rise to MAQRKDKSQAMREKILNTATQLFIQKGSEKTSMQDIAQTAGISKGAIYHHFKSKDEIVVAVMRSRQELMEEEMKQWLKATENLTGREQLQTILKSNLESQTARATDGIVGEYEKDAGFILTMMRDNLRIGAPVVSDIIKKGMADGSLQTQYPEEAAEVFLLLVNFWMHGTAFESEPEKLPERFHFLQFMMTSVGLDIFTDELLQLFSRKNKA
- a CDS encoding CPBP family intramembrane glutamic endopeptidase, which gives rise to MKTQTHVEPETRHILPFLAWTFGISWSAWLASAFLRIPIISQVLTIAGVFGPAIGAKLVLGKSFKELLASIGSARKRTWVHLLILTILYTLSIVFWSPLLPGFSLLRIALIFLMTTLLTGGNEEIGWQGFLQPTLERLLPFPIATVTTGLIWVVWHLPLFFTPGSSQAGTSFLVFTAACLLARFWLAALYKVSQSILYCVLFHGAINTIGEGIFLGKGTENPLFFLGYILMAAYSIYLWYQRDQQDKA
- a CDS encoding CPBP family intramembrane glutamic endopeptidase gives rise to the protein MNKQTHVEPETRHILPFLAWTFGITWGSWLIQYILTALKLTSGADPLGFALNFIGGFGPTLGTFISLKISHPKKMLDFIFSHAKGWWIYMLVFCLVRVLTLFIANPVLPPLNAILMFPLGWTFVTFAGGGNEELGWRGLLQPALEKKFSFPLATVITALVWVAWHLPLWLIPGTSQSQISLPFYLSFGILLCFCQAVLYKQTASVFACMVFHGCINFAQATIVGSATNGGRYLSFQAANLVMTALLVGWWYWKGNRKGVQKDAG
- the dinB gene encoding DNA polymerase IV, which encodes MLIFPLINDTSRKIIHIDMDAFFASVEERDNPKLKGHPVIIGSDPRLTGGRGVVSTCNYEARKFGVHSAMSSKEAYERCPQGIFISGNYEKYQAVGLQIREIFKRYTDLIEPMSIDEAYLDVTENKLGIKSAVKIAKLIQHDIWNELQLTASAGVSYNKFLAKIASDYEKPHGLTVILPEEAEVFLAPMDIAKFHGVGKKSVEKLHEMGVYTGGDLLKIPEMTLIDKFGRFGFDLYRKARGISNSPVKSNRIRKSIGKERTYAKLLYSEEDIKKELTLLAQKVENSLTKHDKKGRTIVLKIRYADFSTLTKRKSLNLATQDKEQIERTAHEIYDSLEEQPRGIRLLGLTVTGFE